In Sinorhizobium numidicum, the following proteins share a genomic window:
- a CDS encoding putative bifunctional diguanylate cyclase/phosphodiesterase, translating into MKHTLADVVEIDLRNEPPRPAPAELRMLYQEEGESARKQATRHGFWTAVAVYLLFSITDILLIPDVAHYTIAARFAISAIALVVLETQVRLDASANSIDLTAAAALVVAYAGWLYAAMMTADAQSISHYMVFGAIFMMSVNLFFSFQFRLSLFASGTILLIFFAAVLSFSPAEASYRLAFGTFDVSCFAFSSYVNWKLNRERYNVFLNALEARIQQKQASERGKALLRLSHTDSLTGLDNRRAVDQKLRDYWSDWQRHGVTFAAILIDVDFFKKYNDYYGHQEGDRCLVLVANALKEAIEAYDGSIGRYGGEEFIVVARMETGEQAADLAEAIRCSVENLALKHQQRRDGISIVTVSVGAGFTRKQTGAKLERLIHEADRALYGAKASGRNCARLFDPNDPQSSDESENIAALLKIAIDQRLVSLVYQPIRNVVSGRLDAVEALMRLRMLDGTSVPPSLFIPIAERTGAILELGRWAIRTACTELLIDEHVPVVSVNVSPIQLRSPGFAASVAAILGETGVAGGRLALEVTEGLELEMHSDILRCINDLKTLGVRIWLDDFGTGFAGLSWLRLIDFDTVKIDRSFLHDCNGPKGKVMLRDIIGLVRNRGHKILIEGVETEEQMTLMRQCRIDYVQGFHVGRPAPAQTFRLAPMGDARPAALAKPN; encoded by the coding sequence ATGAAGCACACGTTGGCCGATGTAGTTGAGATCGATCTCCGAAACGAACCGCCGAGACCGGCGCCGGCGGAGCTTCGCATGCTCTATCAGGAAGAAGGCGAGAGCGCGCGAAAGCAGGCAACCAGACACGGGTTTTGGACTGCGGTTGCAGTGTATCTTCTGTTCTCAATAACGGACATTTTGCTGATACCCGACGTCGCGCATTACACGATCGCTGCACGCTTCGCGATTTCCGCTATCGCACTCGTCGTGCTCGAAACGCAGGTCCGCCTGGATGCCAGCGCGAATTCCATCGATTTGACCGCTGCCGCTGCACTCGTAGTCGCGTATGCCGGTTGGCTTTACGCAGCTATGATGACGGCGGATGCTCAGAGCATCTCCCACTACATGGTTTTCGGCGCCATCTTCATGATGAGCGTAAACCTGTTCTTCAGTTTTCAATTTCGTCTTTCCCTGTTTGCCTCCGGCACTATTCTCCTGATTTTCTTTGCCGCTGTGCTTTCTTTTTCTCCCGCCGAAGCCTCCTATCGGCTCGCTTTCGGCACGTTCGACGTCTCGTGCTTCGCCTTTAGCTCCTATGTGAACTGGAAGCTCAACAGGGAACGCTACAATGTCTTTCTCAATGCCTTGGAGGCGAGAATTCAGCAGAAGCAGGCATCGGAACGCGGCAAGGCCCTGCTTAGGCTGTCACACACTGACTCGTTAACGGGTCTCGACAACCGCAGGGCAGTCGATCAGAAACTGCGAGACTACTGGAGTGACTGGCAGAGGCACGGCGTGACCTTCGCCGCGATCCTGATCGACGTGGACTTCTTCAAGAAGTACAACGACTATTACGGCCATCAGGAAGGCGACCGCTGTCTCGTGCTGGTCGCCAATGCGCTGAAGGAGGCTATAGAGGCCTACGACGGCTCGATCGGACGCTACGGTGGCGAAGAGTTCATCGTCGTGGCACGTATGGAAACCGGTGAGCAGGCGGCCGATCTCGCTGAGGCCATCCGCTGCAGCGTAGAAAATCTTGCCCTGAAACACCAGCAGCGACGGGACGGCATCTCTATCGTCACCGTCAGCGTCGGCGCCGGCTTCACCAGGAAGCAGACGGGAGCCAAGCTCGAGAGACTTATCCACGAGGCCGACCGCGCGCTCTACGGCGCGAAGGCGAGCGGCCGAAACTGTGCCCGCCTCTTTGATCCCAACGACCCCCAGAGCAGTGACGAGAGCGAGAACATTGCTGCCTTGCTGAAGATCGCCATCGACCAGCGTCTCGTTTCGCTCGTCTATCAGCCGATTAGAAACGTCGTGTCGGGCCGGCTCGATGCGGTCGAGGCGCTGATGCGGCTGAGGATGCTGGATGGCACTTCCGTTCCGCCGAGTCTCTTCATCCCGATTGCAGAACGCACCGGCGCAATCCTCGAGCTCGGGCGATGGGCAATAAGAACTGCATGCACTGAGCTGCTTATAGATGAGCACGTCCCGGTCGTCAGCGTCAACGTCTCTCCGATTCAATTGAGATCACCGGGCTTCGCCGCGTCCGTCGCCGCTATCTTGGGTGAGACGGGTGTTGCCGGCGGCAGGTTAGCGCTCGAAGTCACCGAAGGGCTTGAGCTGGAGATGCACTCGGATATCCTTCGCTGCATCAACGATCTGAAGACGCTCGGCGTTCGGATATGGCTTGACGACTTCGGAACCGGCTTTGCGGGTTTGTCGTGGCTGCGCCTCATCGATTTTGACACCGTGAAAATCGACCGCTCGTTCCTGCACGACTGCAACGGTCCGAAGGGTAAGGTGATGCTGCGGGACATCATTGGCCTCGTGCGCAACCGCGGACACAAGATCCTGATCGAAGGCGTGGAGACGGAGGAGCAGATGACGCTCATGCGGCAATGTCGCATAGACTACGTCCAGGGCTTCCATGTCGGCCGCCCGGCCCCAGCGCAGACCTTCCGGCTGGCCCCGATGGGAGACGCCCGACCGGCCGCTCTCGCAAAGCCGAACTAA
- a CDS encoding class I SAM-dependent methyltransferase — MTQIQLVFDGESLITPQAITTELSPPKADRHDEQLATGRAELAIVLTIAQQQIDQSQDPAAVTHQLIGALHAMRAKFHSSVWQALIPMVQNHSVSDFFHHDPFTRWSFEKPRGYSGDAQLIDFIYGHPSVSEEIAKASPLGRALYDYTKNAPSSVAVRERRDLLTRYVDEIAAERGPETEILTIAAGHLREADRSTALKERRIRRWVALDQDPLSVGSIARDFNGTCVEAIDGSVRGLLTKAHNLGQFDFIYAAGLYDYLTDKVAVKLTQRCLQMLKPNGVFLFANFADDISDDGYMETFMNWALLLRSEADMWRIINGSVDRNMVDTRLEFGANRNIVYGILQKRS; from the coding sequence GTGACCCAAATTCAGCTTGTTTTCGACGGCGAAAGCCTTATCACCCCGCAGGCAATTACAACCGAACTTTCTCCACCCAAAGCGGATCGTCATGATGAGCAACTGGCGACAGGCAGGGCCGAACTCGCCATCGTGCTGACCATTGCGCAGCAACAAATCGATCAAAGCCAAGATCCGGCTGCGGTCACACACCAGCTTATCGGGGCGCTTCATGCGATGCGCGCCAAGTTTCATTCAAGCGTCTGGCAAGCGCTGATCCCAATGGTTCAGAACCATTCTGTTTCGGACTTTTTTCATCATGATCCATTCACGCGTTGGTCTTTCGAGAAACCACGCGGCTATTCCGGCGACGCCCAGTTGATCGACTTCATCTATGGTCATCCGAGCGTCTCTGAGGAAATCGCAAAAGCCTCTCCGCTTGGTCGGGCACTTTATGACTACACCAAGAATGCGCCGTCGTCGGTCGCCGTGCGGGAGCGGCGCGACCTCCTGACCCGGTATGTCGACGAGATTGCGGCCGAACGGGGCCCTGAGACGGAAATCCTGACGATCGCGGCGGGCCATCTGCGCGAGGCTGATCGCTCCACCGCCCTTAAGGAGCGACGGATAAGGCGCTGGGTCGCGTTAGACCAAGATCCCCTCAGCGTCGGCTCGATTGCGCGCGATTTCAACGGAACCTGCGTGGAAGCAATCGACGGTTCTGTTCGGGGCCTCCTGACGAAAGCCCACAACCTCGGCCAATTCGACTTTATCTACGCTGCGGGTCTTTACGACTATCTTACCGACAAGGTAGCAGTGAAGCTTACTCAAAGATGCCTGCAGATGCTGAAGCCCAATGGGGTCTTCCTCTTCGCCAATTTCGCGGATGATATCAGCGACGACGGTTACATGGAGACGTTCATGAACTGGGCGTTGTTGCTGCGCTCGGAAGCGGATATGTGGAGGATCATCAATGGAAGCGTCGACCGCAACATGGTCGATACACGATTGGAGTTCGGCGCCAACCGAAACATCGTCTACGGCATCCTCCAGAAGCGTTCGTGA
- a CDS encoding tetratricopeptide repeat protein, producing the protein MAGCQSAALDDVAAFGDSAKILEDDSAVAFNKNDELITTGKLQFKEKNYGKSYAIYKRAVAVFPEDPAAWLGFAASADMIGRFDNSDRAYQQLARMIGDNPVYYNNLGYSHLLRGDLPKARRYFLKAYELDPANETTARNLELMKNSVKYAQR; encoded by the coding sequence ATGGCCGGATGCCAATCGGCCGCTCTCGATGACGTGGCGGCATTTGGTGATAGCGCCAAGATCCTGGAGGACGACTCGGCGGTAGCCTTCAACAAGAACGATGAATTGATCACGACGGGGAAGCTGCAGTTTAAGGAAAAGAACTACGGAAAATCTTACGCGATCTACAAACGCGCGGTTGCCGTATTCCCGGAAGATCCGGCCGCCTGGCTGGGCTTTGCCGCCTCCGCCGACATGATCGGCCGGTTCGACAACTCAGATCGCGCCTACCAGCAGCTGGCCAGGATGATCGGCGATAACCCAGTCTACTACAACAATCTCGGTTATTCCCACCTCCTGCGTGGCGATCTGCCGAAGGCACGCCGCTATTTTCTGAAGGCCTACGAACTAGATCCTGCGAACGAGACGACCGCGCGAAATCTCGAGCTCATGAAAAACAGCGTAAAATACGCGCAGCGTTGA
- a CDS encoding LysR substrate-binding domain-containing protein encodes MRFDLTDLRLFLAVAEAGSITHGAAEAGLSLPAASERLREMEASGRVRLLDRDRRGVTLTEAGEALLHHARLIMSQMARMHGEIGQIAKAVRGTVRLLANTAAMAEFLPARLAPWLATHPQADIVVKERQSADIARSIALGFAEIGVLSDLVETTGLTLRPFVTDRLVVVAGRDHALAAMRQVRFADLFGQPFIALSEGALQDHLDAQAARIGLRIRPRIRLRGFDDICRMASAGVGIGIIPETAARRCRKSMQISVKRLSDDWAVRRLSLCTRSDAELTPLAQSLLRHLESGEDARAF; translated from the coding sequence ATGCGTTTTGATCTGACCGACCTTCGCCTGTTTCTTGCCGTGGCCGAGGCCGGCAGCATCACACATGGTGCGGCCGAGGCCGGTCTGTCCCTGCCAGCGGCCAGCGAGCGCTTGCGCGAGATGGAAGCGTCGGGAAGGGTGAGGCTGCTGGACCGTGACCGGCGCGGGGTGACGCTGACCGAAGCCGGCGAGGCGCTCCTGCACCATGCGCGGCTGATCATGTCCCAGATGGCTCGGATGCATGGTGAGATAGGGCAGATCGCGAAAGCCGTGCGCGGCACTGTCCGCCTCCTGGCCAATACAGCGGCGATGGCCGAGTTCCTGCCAGCGCGGCTCGCGCCCTGGCTCGCGACCCATCCTCAGGCCGATATTGTGGTCAAGGAACGCCAAAGCGCCGACATCGCCCGCAGTATCGCGCTCGGCTTCGCCGAAATCGGCGTGCTCTCGGATTTGGTCGAGACGACCGGGCTGACGCTGCGCCCCTTCGTGACGGACCGGCTTGTCGTGGTGGCGGGACGCGACCATGCCCTTGCGGCCATGCGACAAGTCCGGTTTGCCGATCTCTTCGGTCAGCCTTTCATCGCGCTGAGCGAAGGCGCCTTGCAGGATCACCTTGACGCGCAGGCCGCGCGGATTGGTCTGCGGATCAGGCCGCGCATTCGTCTGCGCGGGTTCGACGATATCTGCCGGATGGCAAGCGCCGGTGTAGGCATAGGCATTATCCCCGAGACTGCCGCACGCCGCTGCCGGAAATCGATGCAGATCTCCGTCAAACGACTGTCGGACGACTGGGCGGTGCGCCGCTTGTCGCTCTGCACCCGCAGCGATGCCGAACTGACGCCGCTCGCACAAAGCCTACTGCGGCATCTTGAAAGCGGCGAAGATGCCCGCGCATTTTAA
- a CDS encoding DUF3800 domain-containing protein, which produces MSSSDFIIYVDESGDHSLTSIDENYPVFVLSFCMFEKAQNSAQASRDLQDFKFRWFGHDSFVLHESDIVKRRFPFSFLQFDDIRERFLNDLSAVLEATPMTVIAAVIRK; this is translated from the coding sequence ATGAGCTCCAGCGATTTCATTATCTATGTCGACGAAAGCGGCGACCATAGCCTTACATCTATTGACGAGAATTACCCCGTCTTCGTGCTCTCGTTCTGTATGTTCGAAAAAGCGCAGAATTCTGCCCAAGCGAGTCGGGATCTGCAGGACTTCAAGTTTAGGTGGTTCGGACACGATAGCTTCGTGCTGCATGAAAGCGATATCGTGAAGAGGAGATTCCCGTTCAGTTTCCTACAGTTCGATGACATCCGTGAACGCTTTCTGAACGATCTCTCGGCAGTACTGGAAGCGACACCGATGACCGTGATCGCGGCTGTCATTCGAAAATGA
- a CDS encoding IS110 family transposase: MTEVSTIGLDIAKRVFQAHGANASGAAVFSKKIARAKLLGFFASQPRWVVAIEACGGAHYWAREIGRLGHTVRLIPPAYVKPFVKRHKNDAADAEAICEAAQRPSMRFVAVKEEEQQASAIVFRARDLLVRQRTQLINALRGHLMEYGWIVPQGPSHIAVLIEGIEDPACPLPESARTALKVLIDSLRVLDEQIASLDGEIARRSREDAVARRLMTIPGVGPITATAIVALAPPAGMFRKGRDFAAWLGLAPLQKSSGGKQKLGAISKMGERTLRRLLIIGASAVVLQAGRRGAPTGSWLGQMMARKPRMLVTVALANKMARIVWALLASGGIYRAPAAAA; encoded by the coding sequence GTGACTGAGGTTAGCACAATCGGGTTGGACATTGCGAAGCGGGTTTTTCAGGCGCACGGCGCGAATGCGTCGGGTGCGGCTGTTTTCAGCAAGAAGATCGCGCGCGCAAAGCTGCTTGGCTTCTTCGCCTCACAGCCCCGATGGGTCGTAGCGATAGAGGCTTGCGGCGGAGCGCATTACTGGGCGCGCGAGATCGGCAGGCTCGGCCACACGGTTCGGCTGATCCCGCCAGCCTATGTGAAGCCGTTCGTGAAGCGGCACAAGAACGATGCCGCCGATGCCGAGGCGATATGCGAGGCGGCACAACGCCCGAGTATGCGGTTTGTGGCCGTGAAGGAGGAAGAGCAGCAGGCAAGCGCAATTGTTTTCCGCGCCCGCGATCTGCTGGTTCGTCAGCGCACGCAGCTCATCAATGCCTTGCGCGGCCATCTGATGGAATATGGCTGGATCGTGCCGCAGGGCCCGTCTCACATAGCGGTGCTCATCGAGGGGATCGAGGATCCGGCCTGCCCGCTGCCGGAGAGCGCCCGTACGGCCTTGAAGGTGCTGATCGATAGCCTGCGGGTACTGGACGAGCAGATTGCCAGCCTGGATGGCGAGATCGCGCGACGCTCGCGCGAAGATGCGGTTGCCCGGCGGTTGATGACCATCCCCGGCGTCGGCCCGATCACCGCGACCGCGATCGTGGCCCTGGCTCCGCCGGCGGGAATGTTCCGCAAGGGCCGCGACTTTGCAGCCTGGCTCGGCCTTGCCCCGTTGCAGAAGTCGAGCGGCGGCAAACAGAAGCTCGGTGCCATCTCAAAGATGGGCGAGCGAACGTTGCGACGGCTGCTGATCATCGGCGCGAGCGCCGTCGTGCTGCAGGCCGGCAGACGCGGTGCGCCGACCGGATCATGGCTGGGGCAGATGATGGCGCGCAAGCCGCGCATGCTGGTGACGGTGGCGCTGGCCAACAAGATGGCGAGGATCGTCTGGGCGCTGTTGGCCAGCGGCGGCATTTATCGGGCTCCGGCCGCGGCGGCGTGA
- a CDS encoding RES domain-containing protein: protein MPTDVAKSSRHSLGRAWSLAFHEHRSVPDGIIYPSRPNGHTNLAIFDRAISKLSAVRVVQLIGAPGLATIINDLRVSLVDVI, encoded by the coding sequence GTGCCGACGGATGTCGCGAAATCCTCCCGCCACTCCCTCGGGCGGGCGTGGTCGCTTGCTTTCCATGAGCACCGGTCCGTGCCGGACGGCATCATCTATCCTTCCCGCCCGAACGGACATACGAATCTCGCGATCTTTGACCGTGCCATCTCGAAATTGTCGGCGGTGCGCGTCGTGCAATTAATTGGAGCACCGGGCCTTGCCACCATCATCAACGATCTTCGTGTGAGCCTCGTCGACGTCATCTAA
- a CDS encoding enoyl ACP reductase FabMG family protein has product MENPVSLNRIAENKVFRKGDVFVLFGELFGRGYATGLLDEARRAGMEIVGITVGRRDENNALRPLDAEELFAAEDRLGGRIINIPLMAGFDLDAPAGGPTPTDLLATMTLESWEHDTVDWDYIEQCRDIATSRFTNSLSQVMAVLDGMIADGRNVFFAHTMAGGIPKAKVFLVVANRIYKGRGPRHMSSQALLDSDMGKLILQNFDEVSAITFRHLIDFSAAIRERVGASGGQVRYTAYGYHGTAVLIDGSYRWQTYTNYTQGYAKMRLEGIAQEAWEAGVKATVYNCPEIRTNSSDVFTGIELPLIPLLLALKKENGGQWAEEQWQACQQLLADGFTMKDVFQKISDMQANEVMRPFYDFSAWPMANSQAQSDLTIGTSNEITHMHRDSKAMISDLLSALVVEATGKLIFGESSDPSGPIQWLNHDIVARRLNASHLQRKSPAPLIAQGANDSHVEMA; this is encoded by the coding sequence ATGGAAAACCCGGTCTCATTGAACCGCATCGCCGAAAACAAGGTCTTTCGTAAAGGTGATGTTTTCGTCCTCTTCGGCGAATTATTCGGTCGCGGATATGCGACTGGTTTGCTCGACGAAGCCCGGCGGGCTGGAATGGAGATCGTGGGCATCACGGTCGGGCGGCGCGACGAGAACAACGCACTGCGGCCTCTGGACGCCGAGGAACTCTTTGCCGCCGAGGACCGACTGGGCGGCAGGATTATCAACATACCTCTTATGGCCGGCTTCGATCTCGACGCTCCGGCAGGAGGCCCCACTCCGACGGATCTCCTCGCAACTATGACGCTGGAGAGTTGGGAACATGACACGGTCGACTGGGACTACATTGAGCAGTGCCGGGACATCGCCACCTCACGGTTCACGAATTCGCTTTCACAGGTCATGGCCGTTCTCGACGGAATGATTGCCGACGGCCGCAACGTCTTCTTCGCCCATACTATGGCCGGAGGCATCCCGAAAGCGAAGGTATTCCTGGTTGTTGCCAATCGCATCTACAAGGGACGTGGTCCCCGCCACATGTCGTCGCAAGCGCTGCTCGACAGCGATATGGGCAAGCTCATCCTGCAAAATTTCGACGAAGTCTCCGCAATCACCTTTCGACATCTAATCGACTTCAGCGCGGCGATCCGTGAGCGCGTAGGGGCTTCGGGTGGTCAGGTCCGGTACACGGCCTACGGTTACCATGGAACGGCAGTCCTGATTGACGGGAGCTATCGTTGGCAGACCTACACCAACTACACCCAAGGTTACGCCAAGATGCGGCTCGAAGGCATTGCGCAAGAAGCCTGGGAAGCGGGTGTTAAGGCAACCGTCTATAACTGTCCCGAAATCCGAACCAATTCGTCCGACGTATTTACGGGTATCGAACTTCCCCTGATACCGCTGCTGCTCGCCTTGAAGAAAGAGAACGGTGGCCAATGGGCAGAGGAGCAATGGCAGGCATGCCAACAGCTTTTGGCAGACGGCTTCACGATGAAGGATGTGTTCCAAAAAATTTCCGATATGCAGGCCAACGAGGTTATGCGTCCGTTTTACGACTTCTCGGCGTGGCCCATGGCAAACAGCCAAGCACAGTCCGATCTGACCATCGGTACGTCCAACGAGATCACGCACATGCATCGGGACAGCAAGGCGATGATCAGCGACCTCCTGAGTGCTCTCGTGGTCGAGGCGACGGGGAAGCTCATTTTTGGCGAGTCCTCAGATCCCTCCGGTCCCATTCAATGGCTCAACCACGATATCGTGGCGCGCCGACTTAACGCTTCCCACTTGCAACGGAAGTCTCCCGCGCCGTTGATCGCGCAAGGGGCGAACGATTCCCACGTCGAGATGGCTTGA
- a CDS encoding MFS transporter encodes MTDTTSQLRDAAIDFDTAEPAAWTAATWFAVLSMAATSFALVSAEFLPAGLLTPMARDLGISEGTAGQVVTATASVGAVTALLSNVLIGRLNRKAVLVGLSALAIGSNILAALATDFLQLLLGRAGLGIALSGFWALSVAVVARLVGADATGRGMAIVTLGVSLATIAAPSMGALISDWLGWRSAMAMTAGLAALAMLLQVLSLPTLPASTSNSLSDVLRLTGRRGVQLGMLAILLLMTGHFAGSVYVRPFLEQVTLLETGPIALVLLGFGIAAVIGNVAGGRMADASIRMALAITAALMAFAALALVLWGVHVGAAFGFVTLWGFAFGMAPVVLPTNLSRGAPDALEAAGSLMVVSFQVAISIGAVFGGYVVDHYGAVGPLILTAVLAASTFALTLLQPRS; translated from the coding sequence ATGACGGACACGACATCACAACTGCGCGACGCGGCGATAGACTTTGACACCGCTGAGCCAGCCGCGTGGACCGCGGCGACTTGGTTTGCCGTTCTTTCGATGGCAGCCACCAGCTTTGCGCTAGTATCGGCTGAGTTTCTGCCGGCGGGCCTATTGACGCCAATGGCGCGCGATCTCGGCATTAGCGAGGGAACAGCCGGGCAGGTCGTCACCGCCACCGCTTCCGTCGGCGCCGTGACCGCCCTATTGAGCAATGTTCTCATCGGCAGACTGAACCGTAAGGCGGTGCTGGTCGGTCTCAGTGCGTTGGCGATCGGCTCCAATATTCTTGCAGCGTTAGCGACTGATTTTTTGCAATTGTTGTTGGGCCGGGCTGGGTTGGGCATCGCGCTTAGCGGTTTCTGGGCGCTTTCAGTTGCCGTCGTGGCAAGGCTGGTTGGCGCCGATGCGACAGGTCGGGGCATGGCTATCGTCACCCTCGGCGTTTCGCTCGCCACCATAGCTGCACCATCAATGGGTGCTTTGATCAGCGACTGGCTGGGCTGGCGCAGCGCCATGGCCATGACAGCGGGGCTGGCCGCGCTGGCCATGCTGCTGCAAGTACTCAGCTTGCCGACGCTGCCTGCAAGCACTAGTAACAGCCTCTCCGACGTGCTCCGGCTGACAGGACGGCGTGGTGTTCAACTGGGAATGCTTGCCATCCTTTTGCTGATGACGGGACATTTTGCTGGTTCGGTCTATGTGCGTCCCTTCCTCGAGCAAGTGACACTCCTTGAAACCGGGCCGATTGCCCTGGTGCTGCTCGGGTTTGGCATCGCCGCTGTGATCGGCAATGTTGCGGGTGGCCGGATGGCAGACGCCAGTATCCGCATGGCACTCGCCATTACCGCCGCATTAATGGCGTTTGCGGCGCTTGCTTTGGTGCTTTGGGGCGTCCACGTCGGCGCTGCCTTCGGCTTCGTGACGCTTTGGGGATTCGCCTTTGGCATGGCGCCGGTGGTGCTGCCTACCAATCTTTCCCGCGGAGCACCCGACGCTTTGGAGGCAGCAGGGAGCCTGATGGTCGTCTCGTTTCAGGTTGCCATCAGTATCGGCGCGGTTTTCGGCGGCTATGTCGTCGATCACTACGGCGCTGTTGGGCCCTTGATCCTTACCGCCGTCCTAGCCGCATCGACGTTCGCCTTGACGCTGCTGCAGCCTCGCAGCTGA
- a CDS encoding AraC family transcriptional regulator: MLDHSSRQLSPSNIPMDALSEVLRDFRLSGVNYGRCELRHPWSIAFPQQQLLRFHFVSQGPCWIHTEAQGWQELNDGDLVLLPQGIAHRLSSARDVVGDSLEGCQVTRLGSNVCEVVREGTGATSTLFCGSMALGAYALNPLIALMPPIIKGCDVAGNDPIVGPLLAAMTAEATQPQMGSATVLSRMADLLAARLIRCWVNCSGASTTGWLAAIRDPHIGRALVAMHRDPGHNWTLESLAGVAGQSRSIFAERFSAILGEGAARYLTRLRMQLARELLGQGGMSVAEVASRLGYESEASFARAFKRITSVSPGIVRRTNSRRMDMDFGF; the protein is encoded by the coding sequence ATGCTTGACCATTCGTCTCGACAGTTGTCGCCGTCAAATATCCCAATGGATGCGCTAAGCGAAGTCCTCCGAGACTTTCGCTTGAGCGGAGTCAACTATGGGCGCTGCGAACTCCGACATCCATGGAGCATCGCCTTTCCGCAACAACAGTTGCTTCGTTTTCACTTTGTCAGCCAGGGCCCATGCTGGATCCATACCGAAGCCCAAGGATGGCAGGAGTTGAACGATGGCGATCTGGTACTGCTGCCGCAAGGCATCGCACATCGACTTTCCAGCGCGCGAGATGTTGTAGGCGACTCGCTCGAGGGTTGCCAAGTGACAAGGTTGGGGAGCAACGTCTGCGAAGTGGTGCGGGAAGGAACTGGTGCGACCAGCACGCTCTTCTGCGGCTCCATGGCTTTGGGAGCGTATGCGCTGAACCCCTTGATCGCGTTGATGCCGCCAATCATCAAAGGCTGCGATGTAGCCGGCAACGACCCGATCGTTGGTCCCCTGCTAGCTGCTATGACCGCGGAGGCCACACAGCCCCAGATGGGCAGCGCTACAGTTTTATCACGAATGGCGGACTTGCTTGCCGCCCGGCTCATCCGCTGCTGGGTCAATTGCAGCGGAGCCTCGACCACCGGTTGGCTCGCCGCCATTCGCGACCCTCACATCGGCCGCGCTCTGGTAGCCATGCACCGAGACCCCGGTCATAACTGGACTCTCGAAAGCCTCGCTGGCGTGGCAGGCCAATCGCGCTCGATCTTCGCTGAACGCTTCAGCGCTATCTTGGGAGAAGGCGCGGCGCGCTATCTCACCCGTCTGCGTATGCAGCTTGCCCGCGAACTGTTGGGTCAAGGCGGCATGTCGGTCGCCGAGGTAGCTTCCCGGTTAGGGTATGAGTCTGAAGCATCCTTTGCTCGCGCCTTCAAGCGCATCACTAGCGTCTCACCGGGCATTGTGCGCCGCACAAATTCCAGACGAATGGACATGGATTTCGGATTTTAG